One region of bacterium genomic DNA includes:
- a CDS encoding class II fructose-bisphosphate aldolase yields the protein MLIKNPHSLYEQAFREGWALGAFNTSNLEMTQAIAWGLQEKNSPGIIQTSESAIEYAGLETLRDIISDVAKSVSVPIFIHLDHGRSFEIVQKCIHVGYKSVMIDGSKLSFDENVALTKKVVELAHQNDVWVEGEIGAIQGKEGMVASDIKMDESMLTDPTEAVNFVVATGVDALAVSVGTIHGAFRGEEKIRFERLREIHKVVKVPLVLHGASGLPPMEITQAVKMGIAKVNIDTELREAFHDSIEKGMNDEEKTKIVSVDPRKILTPVRKAVQVVVASKVQLLGSAGKA from the coding sequence ATGCTCATCAAAAACCCACATTCCTTATATGAACAAGCCTTCCGTGAAGGTTGGGCACTCGGGGCGTTTAATACATCAAATTTGGAAATGACCCAAGCAATTGCTTGGGGTCTGCAGGAAAAAAACTCCCCGGGAATTATTCAAACCTCTGAAAGCGCGATTGAATACGCCGGATTAGAAACATTGCGCGACATTATTAGTGATGTCGCAAAATCAGTTTCTGTTCCAATATTTATTCATCTCGACCATGGTCGTTCGTTCGAAATTGTTCAAAAATGTATTCACGTCGGCTATAAGTCAGTGATGATCGATGGTTCCAAATTATCATTCGACGAAAATGTTGCTTTAACAAAAAAAGTCGTAGAATTAGCACATCAAAATGACGTCTGGGTGGAAGGAGAAATTGGCGCAATTCAAGGTAAAGAAGGAATGGTCGCTTCCGATATAAAAATGGATGAATCGATGCTTACTGATCCAACGGAAGCTGTTAATTTCGTTGTTGCAACAGGCGTAGATGCATTGGCCGTGTCGGTTGGTACAATTCATGGCGCGTTTCGCGGCGAAGAAAAAATTCGCTTCGAACGATTGCGAGAAATTCATAAGGTCGTGAAAGTACCACTGGTCCTCCACGGCGCATCTGGGTTACCTCCAATGGAAATTACTCAAGCAGTAAAAATGGGTATCGCGAAAGTAAATATAGACACAGAGTTGCGTGAGGCTTTTCATGATTCTATTGAAAAAGGAATGAATGATGAAGAAAAAACAAAAATTGTATCGGTCGATCCTCGCAAAATACTTACACCAGTCCGTAAGGCCGTCCAAGTAGTAGTAGCGTCAAAAGTGCAACTATTGGGCAGTGCTGGAAAAGCGTAA
- the map gene encoding type I methionyl aminopeptidase: MNKLEIKLKTTEEIERMAKGGKILRTVLEEVAGMVKPGITGIELDQTAEKKLLEKGAQPAFKNYSPSGEAVEAFPATLCVSVNSAVVHGIPNDQPLEEGDIVSLDIGCLYDGLYTDTAMTVGVGKISSASKSLIATTKQSLQAAIDVVKPNVTTGEIGASVQKVAEKAGYSVVREMVGHGVGFALHEAPNVPNYGRKGQGVSLPIGTVIAIEPMVNMGKKEIVTADDGWTVLTEDGKFSAHEEVTVAITKDGTRVLTTTK, encoded by the coding sequence ATGAACAAATTAGAAATAAAATTAAAAACCACCGAAGAAATCGAGCGAATGGCTAAAGGTGGAAAAATTTTGCGTACTGTTTTGGAAGAAGTGGCGGGAATGGTAAAGCCTGGGATCACAGGTATTGAATTAGATCAAACGGCCGAAAAGAAACTTTTGGAAAAAGGCGCACAACCGGCTTTTAAAAATTATTCTCCGTCGGGAGAAGCGGTAGAAGCCTTCCCGGCAACTTTGTGTGTTTCGGTAAACAGCGCGGTGGTTCACGGGATTCCTAATGATCAACCTTTGGAAGAAGGTGACATTGTCAGTTTGGATATTGGTTGTCTTTACGACGGACTTTATACGGATACGGCAATGACGGTTGGGGTGGGAAAAATTTCATCGGCGTCGAAAAGTTTAATTGCTACGACAAAGCAATCACTTCAAGCCGCAATCGACGTGGTTAAACCAAATGTTACAACGGGTGAAATTGGCGCGTCGGTGCAGAAAGTGGCGGAAAAAGCCGGTTATTCGGTGGTGCGCGAGATGGTCGGTCACGGCGTGGGTTTTGCGCTTCATGAAGCGCCGAACGTGCCAAATTATGGCCGAAAAGGACAAGGCGTTTCATTGCCAATCGGTACGGTTATCGCCATTGAACCAATGGTGAATATGGGTAAAAAAGAAATTGTAACGGCCGATGACGGTTGGACAGTATTGACTGAAGACGGGAAGTTTTCCGCGCATGAAGAGGTAACTGTCGCGATTACGAAAGACGGAACGCGCGTGCTCACAACGACAAAATAA
- the rplO gene encoding 50S ribosomal protein L15 codes for MRHDSLRIGKKIRKKRLGRGISSGTGKTSGRGTKGQKSRAGARIRAGFEGGQTPIYQRLPKTRGISRKQKPPTKAINIMDLERVFPAGATVDLKSLTANGLINPGEYPVKVLGDGEITKALKINLPISKSAKEKIEKAGGSVGIKK; via the coding sequence ATGCGACATGATTCATTAAGAATAGGGAAGAAGATCCGAAAAAAGCGTCTAGGACGCGGTATTTCTTCTGGTACCGGTAAGACCAGTGGTCGCGGTACAAAAGGTCAAAAATCCCGTGCCGGAGCCCGTATTCGTGCCGGTTTCGAAGGTGGTCAAACACCAATCTATCAACGTTTACCAAAAACTCGCGGTATTTCTCGCAAGCAAAAACCGCCAACCAAAGCCATCAATATTATGGATTTGGAGCGCGTTTTTCCGGCCGGTGCAACTGTCGATTTGAAATCTCTTACTGCCAATGGTCTCATTAATCCGGGTGAATATCCTGTCAAAGTTTTGGGAGATGGCGAAATTACCAAAGCATTAAAAATCAACTTGCCAATTTCCAAATCCGCGAAGGAAAAAATCGAAAAAGCCGGCGGGTCGGTAGGCATAAAAAAATAA
- a CDS encoding thermonuclease family protein, translating into MFKKLAASVVSLSFVASLFPIMPVVAAPHKDEHVKVLSVLSGDWLQVSINGDSKFVKVIGMDAPDRLTATTKAQCYSKDSWVRAKKIAESAFVTLIEDETQGNEDKNGNLLRNVVMEDGRVFGTMMIRDGYAKAVNAKKPSFYQKTFMKFEKEAKAAKRGFWAANKCDGFYTKTK; encoded by the coding sequence ATGTTTAAGAAGCTAGCAGCAAGTGTCGTTTCACTCTCATTTGTGGCGAGCCTTTTTCCAATTATGCCGGTTGTGGCGGCACCGCACAAGGACGAACATGTCAAAGTGTTGTCGGTGTTGAGCGGTGATTGGCTGCAGGTTTCCATAAATGGCGATTCCAAATTCGTGAAGGTAATCGGGATGGACGCGCCGGATCGCCTGACGGCAACGACGAAAGCGCAGTGCTACAGCAAAGACTCGTGGGTACGCGCCAAGAAAATCGCCGAAAGCGCGTTTGTGACATTAATTGAGGACGAAACACAGGGCAATGAAGACAAGAACGGCAACTTGCTTCGCAATGTCGTGATGGAAGACGGGCGCGTTTTTGGCACAATGATGATTCGCGACGGTTACGCAAAAGCCGTTAATGCCAAGAAGCCATCGTTCTACCAAAAAACATTTATGAAATTTGAAAAAGAAGCAAAAGCCGCAAAGCGTGGATTCTGGGCCGCCAACAAGTGCGACGGATTTTACACTAAGACGAAATAG
- the tpiA gene encoding triose-phosphate isomerase yields the protein MQRKPLIVANWKMYLDAKASIAAAQSLVKILRDEPVDVIISPSYPLLSAIKEICNGSTVEIAAQDIHFMESGAYTGDVSVSEVKDYVRHCIVGHSERRKYHGDTDEIVALKTKLALKNGIHPIICVGESFEEHEAEKTIEKIREQVRRVLADISLLDFPRITFAYEPVWAISAGPGLEAPQPEAQEVAEIINLIRKIISEAGGNKYMDKMRVLYGGSVTAKTVKKFVSEPGVDGALVGGASTKPAELVAIIREVASLA from the coding sequence ATGCAACGCAAACCCCTAATAGTCGCAAACTGGAAAATGTATTTAGACGCGAAAGCGTCCATCGCCGCCGCACAGAGCTTAGTAAAAATATTACGCGATGAACCAGTGGACGTTATTATCAGCCCTTCCTATCCTCTTTTGTCCGCGATAAAAGAAATTTGTAACGGAAGCACGGTGGAGATTGCAGCCCAAGACATTCATTTCATGGAGTCCGGTGCATATACGGGCGATGTGTCAGTTAGTGAGGTAAAAGACTATGTTCGTCACTGTATTGTTGGTCATTCCGAAAGACGAAAATACCACGGTGATACAGACGAAATTGTTGCCCTAAAAACTAAACTGGCGCTTAAAAATGGTATTCATCCGATTATTTGCGTCGGGGAATCTTTTGAAGAACATGAAGCAGAGAAAACGATCGAAAAAATTCGGGAACAAGTTAGAAGGGTGTTGGCTGATATTTCACTGCTGGATTTTCCGCGGATCACCTTTGCCTACGAACCGGTTTGGGCAATCAGTGCGGGGCCGGGACTGGAAGCACCGCAACCCGAAGCACAAGAAGTGGCAGAAATTATTAATCTTATTCGCAAAATAATTTCCGAAGCGGGTGGCAATAAATATATGGACAAGATGCGCGTTTTATACGGTGGTAGCGTAACCGCGAAAACGGTAAAGAAGTTTGTGTCCGAACCGGGTGTAGATGGAGCGTTAGTTGGTGGCGCGTCCACTAAACCAGCCGAGTTAGTAGCCATAATCCGCGAGGTCGCGAGTTTAGCGTAG
- the rpsE gene encoding 30S ribosomal protein S5, which produces MAFQKFPGQSDDQFDHRVVELRRVTRVVKGGRRFRFRATVIIGDKRGNVGLGVSKGADVQNAISKAQESAKKNVVRFIIEGGTIPHEITRTFRGATVFLKPAPQGSGIIAGGPIRSVALLGGLRDLSSKMMGSHNSLNVVKATIMALTAMQARPLKKAKVTEVVEAQPEVKKGE; this is translated from the coding sequence ATGGCATTCCAAAAATTTCCAGGACAAAGTGACGACCAATTTGACCATCGCGTAGTTGAATTACGTCGTGTGACGCGCGTGGTTAAAGGTGGACGTCGTTTCCGTTTTCGCGCCACGGTAATTATTGGCGACAAGCGCGGTAATGTCGGTTTGGGTGTTTCCAAGGGCGCGGATGTGCAAAACGCAATTAGCAAAGCGCAAGAATCGGCTAAGAAAAACGTCGTTCGCTTCATTATTGAAGGCGGAACAATCCCGCATGAAATTACTCGCACCTTTCGTGGCGCCACAGTTTTCTTAAAACCGGCTCCGCAAGGTTCCGGTATTATTGCCGGTGGCCCTATTCGTTCGGTTGCCTTGCTTGGCGGTTTACGTGATTTGTCCAGCAAAATGATGGGTTCCCACAACAGCTTGAATGTCGTAAAAGCGACAATAATGGCCCTTACCGCGATGCAAGCTCGACCGTTGAAAAAAGCTAAAGTAACCGAAGTAGTAGAAGCTCAACCGGAAGTAAAGAAAGGAGAATAA
- the ruvX gene encoding Holliday junction resolvase RuvX, with protein MGTVLAIDYGSVRVGLAITDTDQKFALALKTVPAEPRNECFEAIRRVANNERVERILLGLPLSLDGQEGPQASIVRSFGNELTNNLGLPLEFVDERFSTKSSAMAARMKGMKSPDAEAARLLLETWLEKNRKR; from the coding sequence ATGGGTACAGTACTGGCAATTGATTACGGGTCGGTGCGGGTGGGGTTGGCGATTACCGATACCGACCAAAAATTTGCGTTGGCATTAAAAACCGTTCCGGCCGAACCGCGTAATGAATGTTTTGAGGCAATCCGGCGGGTTGCAAACAATGAACGCGTGGAAAGAATTTTGCTGGGTTTACCGTTGTCTTTAGACGGCCAAGAGGGCCCGCAGGCATCGATTGTGCGGTCTTTTGGCAATGAGTTAACGAATAACCTCGGGTTGCCATTAGAATTTGTGGACGAACGTTTTTCCACCAAATCCAGCGCGATGGCGGCACGAATGAAAGGGATGAAGAGTCCGGACGCGGAAGCGGCGCGGTTGTTGCTGGAGACTTGGTTGGAGAAAAACAGGAAAAGATAA
- the secY gene encoding preprotein translocase subunit SecY — protein sequence MQPFARFSALFKAPDLRKKLLIMIGLLVVFRIASHIPVPGIEAESLRRFFEGNNLIGLLNIFSGGGLSRLSLAMLGVGPYITASIVMQLLTVIIPKFEQLQREEGEAGRQKIQMYTRLMAVPLGIVQAFGFLTILQRGSASGGVGAQLTFTPLEMAITIITVTAGSILLMWLGEIITEQGLGNGASLIIFVGIIAQLPQSLQQTVSLYDPTKIPVYLVFLLIAVVVTAGVVFVTEAQRNIPVSYAKRVRGGKLMGGVSTHLPLRVNQAGVIPIIFALSLLLFPGVIAQFFATSSITIIAEISRSVVGLFNNSAFYGIFYFLLVVVFTYFYTAVTFDPKRIAEHLQKQGGFVPGIRPGHATMLYLKAVTNRITLAGALFLGIIAVLPLVAQGFTKMSTLTVGGTGLLIVVSVILETMKQIDAQLTMREYENS from the coding sequence ATGCAACCATTTGCCCGTTTTAGTGCCTTATTCAAGGCTCCCGATCTTAGAAAAAAACTTTTAATCATGATTGGGCTGTTAGTGGTTTTTCGTATCGCTTCTCATATCCCAGTTCCCGGGATTGAGGCGGAAAGCTTAAGGCGTTTCTTTGAAGGAAATAATCTTATCGGTCTCTTGAACATCTTTTCCGGAGGCGGTTTGTCGAGACTATCTTTGGCAATGCTTGGAGTTGGTCCGTACATCACGGCTTCGATTGTAATGCAGTTGCTCACTGTTATTATTCCAAAGTTTGAACAGTTACAACGGGAAGAAGGGGAAGCCGGTCGTCAAAAAATTCAAATGTATACTAGGCTTATGGCGGTACCGCTTGGTATCGTGCAGGCTTTTGGTTTCCTGACAATTTTACAGCGTGGGTCCGCTTCCGGCGGTGTTGGCGCACAACTCACTTTCACGCCACTCGAAATGGCCATCACAATTATTACCGTCACGGCTGGGTCAATATTGCTGATGTGGCTTGGTGAAATTATTACCGAACAAGGACTGGGCAATGGTGCTTCGTTGATTATTTTTGTCGGTATTATCGCGCAACTTCCACAATCGTTACAGCAAACCGTTTCATTGTATGATCCGACCAAAATTCCGGTTTATTTGGTGTTTTTGCTGATTGCCGTTGTAGTTACGGCCGGTGTCGTTTTTGTGACAGAAGCCCAGCGTAATATTCCGGTCAGTTATGCCAAACGCGTTCGTGGTGGAAAATTAATGGGTGGGGTATCAACTCACTTGCCGTTGCGTGTTAATCAGGCCGGCGTCATTCCAATTATTTTCGCTTTGTCACTTCTTTTATTTCCAGGAGTGATCGCACAATTTTTCGCAACATCCTCAATTACCATAATCGCGGAAATTTCTCGCAGTGTTGTGGGTTTGTTTAATAACAGTGCCTTCTATGGCATTTTCTACTTCTTGCTTGTTGTTGTGTTTACTTATTTTTATACCGCCGTTACATTTGATCCGAAACGTATTGCCGAACACTTGCAGAAACAGGGCGGGTTCGTGCCGGGGATTCGTCCTGGTCACGCGACCATGCTTTACCTGAAGGCCGTTACAAACAGAATTACATTAGCCGGCGCGCTTTTCCTAGGGATAATCGCGGTCTTGCCATTAGTCGCACAGGGTTTTACAAAAATGAGCACTTTGACGGTTGGTGGCACAGGCTTGCTCATCGTCGTGTCCGTTATTCTTGAAACAATGAAACAAATCGACGCGCAGTTGACGATGCGCGAGTACGAGAACAGCTGA
- the rplF gene encoding 50S ribosomal protein L6: MSRIGKNPIKVTAGVTVTINGSAVSVAGPKGTLSLTLHPAVEAVLENETIVVRPKTSDEKIGGIGALWGMSRALVQNLVTGVTAGFEKKLEVQGVGYRAEVKGSTLVLLVGYSHPVEIPAPAGISFAVEKGIITITGIDKYLVGETAAIIRKTRKPEPYKGKGIRYVGEYVRRKVGKVVGGTDSK, translated from the coding sequence ATGTCAAGAATTGGTAAAAATCCTATCAAAGTAACTGCTGGCGTCACCGTCACAATTAATGGTAGTGCTGTTTCTGTTGCCGGTCCTAAGGGCACGCTTTCTTTGACTTTGCATCCGGCCGTTGAAGCCGTTTTGGAAAACGAAACGATTGTCGTTCGTCCGAAGACTTCTGATGAAAAAATCGGTGGTATCGGTGCCTTGTGGGGAATGTCTCGCGCGTTAGTTCAAAACCTTGTCACCGGCGTTACGGCTGGTTTTGAAAAGAAATTGGAAGTGCAAGGTGTCGGTTACCGCGCGGAAGTGAAAGGCAGTACGCTTGTTTTGCTGGTTGGTTATTCGCATCCAGTGGAAATTCCTGCGCCGGCTGGCATCAGTTTCGCCGTTGAAAAAGGTATTATCACTATTACCGGTATTGATAAGTATTTGGTTGGTGAAACAGCGGCAATTATCCGCAAGACCCGCAAACCGGAACCATATAAAGGAAAGGGTATCCGCTATGTTGGCGAATATGTTCGCCGTAAGGTTGGTAAGGTTGTTGGCGGTACCGATAGCAAATAA
- the rplR gene encoding 50S ribosomal protein L18 produces MFKSPSITRKVNRLKRHNRIRSRVSGVAELPRLSVYRSNKHLILQLIDDANSKTLVSARDQELDKKIKATKERTARVAKGFALGENLAEKAKKAGIKKVVFDRGGYLYHGVVKAVADGARSGGLEF; encoded by the coding sequence ATGTTTAAATCTCCATCTATCACAAGAAAAGTTAATCGCTTAAAGCGCCACAACCGCATTCGTAGCCGTGTTTCCGGTGTTGCGGAACTTCCTCGTTTGTCTGTTTATCGCAGTAACAAACATTTGATTTTGCAACTGATCGATGATGCCAACAGCAAAACACTTGTTTCGGCGCGCGATCAAGAATTAGATAAGAAAATCAAAGCAACTAAAGAGCGTACCGCGCGTGTTGCAAAAGGTTTTGCGCTAGGTGAAAATTTGGCGGAAAAGGCCAAAAAGGCCGGTATTAAGAAAGTTGTTTTTGATCGCGGTGGTTATTTGTATCACGGCGTAGTGAAGGCTGTAGCCGATGGCGCTCGAAGTGGCGGACTTGAATTCTAA
- a CDS encoding nucleoside monophosphate kinase encodes MENSKKGKGVIMFMGAPGSGKGTQARFVQERLGFERIETGKILRSMRTESTEVAKMITAIIDAGTLAPPPIVVEIVVGKTKEILARGNGVVFDGSPRTLYEVEALLAELGKDHVGKILAICLDIPIMNARERLLVRMVCEKCNTPAIVGTEKCQKCGAQLVKRVDDVPEAMENRWEEFKYRTQPVINYLDSLGLSEHIDGARPITEVAEDVEKVIRKRLGL; translated from the coding sequence ATGGAAAATTCCAAAAAAGGTAAAGGAGTAATTATGTTCATGGGCGCACCGGGGTCCGGAAAGGGAACCCAGGCGCGTTTTGTTCAGGAACGCCTCGGTTTTGAAAGAATTGAAACCGGGAAAATTTTGCGTTCGATGCGAACAGAGTCGACCGAGGTTGCTAAAATGATCACGGCAATAATTGATGCCGGCACCTTGGCCCCTCCGCCAATTGTGGTTGAAATTGTTGTTGGAAAAACGAAGGAGATTCTTGCTCGCGGAAACGGGGTTGTGTTTGATGGATCGCCCAGGACTTTGTATGAAGTAGAAGCGCTTTTGGCTGAATTGGGTAAAGACCATGTTGGAAAAATTTTGGCAATTTGTTTGGATATACCGATTATGAATGCGCGCGAGCGTCTGTTGGTAAGAATGGTTTGTGAAAAATGTAATACGCCCGCGATAGTTGGAACAGAAAAATGTCAAAAATGCGGTGCTCAGTTGGTGAAGCGTGTCGACGATGTTCCGGAAGCAATGGAAAATCGCTGGGAGGAATTCAAATATCGCACTCAGCCGGTAATCAATTATCTTGATAGTCTTGGTTTAAGTGAGCATATTGATGGTGCTCGCCCAATCACGGAAGTTGCTGAAGATGTGGAAAAAGTGATAAGAAAAAGACTGGGATTATGA
- a CDS encoding glycosyltransferase family 2 protein, with translation MSETSNPVEKQATTYLSVIIPAYNEEKRLPETLKSVVAFLQKQNYSSEILVVDDGSKDKTSDVVRDFATKTQVQAGAIKGIQKFEAVQYPDAKNHGKGYAVRYGLMQAVGKYRVFMDADNSTSIDHVDRFFPYFKEQGYDIVIGSRHLSDSDVEIHQAWYKELAGQMGNLLIQIMAVRGIHDTQCGFKMFTGASVEKICPRLTIDRWGFDVEILAVAQRLGFKMKEAPVVWLNDPNSRVSAGAYIEVLGEVFRIRRNIWRKIYDDPFHQVI, from the coding sequence ATGTCTGAAACATCAAACCCGGTGGAAAAACAAGCTACCACCTACCTCTCCGTCATCATTCCCGCTTATAACGAGGAAAAACGACTCCCGGAAACACTAAAGAGTGTTGTTGCGTTTTTGCAAAAGCAGAATTATTCATCCGAGATATTGGTGGTAGACGATGGTTCAAAAGACAAAACAAGTGATGTGGTGCGTGATTTTGCCACCAAGACGCAAGTGCAGGCCGGTGCGATAAAAGGAATTCAGAAATTTGAGGCTGTCCAGTATCCTGACGCGAAGAATCACGGCAAGGGCTACGCCGTTCGATATGGCTTAATGCAAGCTGTTGGTAAATATCGAGTCTTTATGGATGCGGATAATTCTACTTCCATCGATCATGTTGACCGTTTTTTCCCATATTTTAAGGAACAGGGATATGATATTGTGATTGGCTCGCGTCACTTGAGTGATTCGGATGTAGAAATTCATCAAGCTTGGTATAAGGAGTTAGCGGGACAGATGGGGAACCTCTTGATTCAGATAATGGCCGTACGAGGTATTCATGATACGCAGTGTGGGTTTAAGATGTTTACGGGCGCATCAGTGGAAAAAATTTGTCCTCGTCTAACTATCGATCGCTGGGGATTTGACGTTGAAATTTTGGCGGTGGCACAACGGCTTGGTTTTAAGATGAAAGAAGCACCGGTAGTTTGGCTAAACGATCCAAATAGTCGCGTGTCGGCTGGCGCATATATTGAAGTATTGGGGGAAGTTTTTCGGATTCGACGAAATATTTGGCGCAAAATATACGATGACCCATTCCACCAAGTCATTTAA
- the galT gene encoding galactose-1-phosphate uridylyltransferase, whose protein sequence is MTHSTKSFKDSELRQDPITGKWVVLATARTKKPEDFNKGHEMKEEIPNYKPDCPFCNQDKFPQKPTTLDLPNTEDWRVRVFPNKYPAFIEKDTVAERQEGLYRAMEGVGFHEVVVGREHNGYPYKSSETDLMYFLKALRDRYLYFTKKPTVNYVQVIENHLQGAGASLEHIHGQIFALPIIPTDEVLDLLDGAERYFQKNKHCGYCDIVQFERREKTRVIFENDLFILLAPFAPRVSYEQWILPKEHHAGFERLTDLELPQLVEVLKRATGGLNKGFDNPAYNMYLYSSPCDDTGSYYPRDQYAHFHWQIHILPRMQMSAGFEMATGVEISTTLPEDDAEYLRGQF, encoded by the coding sequence ATGACCCATTCCACCAAGTCATTTAAAGATTCGGAACTTCGGCAGGATCCAATAACGGGGAAATGGGTTGTTTTGGCGACTGCGCGGACGAAAAAACCGGAGGATTTTAATAAGGGGCACGAAATGAAGGAAGAAATTCCTAACTATAAACCGGATTGTCCGTTCTGTAATCAAGATAAATTTCCACAGAAACCGACGACATTGGATTTACCAAACACAGAGGACTGGCGGGTCCGTGTTTTTCCCAATAAATATCCGGCTTTTATTGAAAAAGACACCGTCGCGGAAAGGCAGGAAGGTTTATATCGCGCCATGGAGGGGGTTGGTTTTCACGAGGTGGTGGTAGGCCGTGAGCATAACGGTTATCCATACAAGTCTTCCGAAACAGATCTAATGTATTTTTTGAAAGCATTGCGCGATCGTTATCTGTATTTTACAAAAAAACCAACGGTAAACTACGTGCAAGTAATTGAGAATCATTTGCAGGGTGCAGGCGCGTCTTTGGAACACATTCATGGGCAAATTTTTGCTTTACCGATTATTCCCACTGATGAGGTTTTGGATTTGTTGGACGGGGCGGAAAGATATTTTCAGAAAAACAAACATTGTGGTTATTGCGATATTGTCCAATTTGAACGCCGTGAAAAAACGCGGGTTATTTTTGAAAATGATTTATTTATTTTGTTGGCCCCCTTTGCACCGCGTGTTAGTTATGAACAATGGATTCTTCCCAAAGAGCATCATGCCGGTTTTGAAAGATTAACCGATTTGGAATTACCTCAACTAGTTGAAGTGCTCAAGCGGGCCACGGGAGGACTGAATAAGGGTTTTGATAATCCGGCATATAATATGTATCTTTATTCCTCGCCGTGTGATGACACCGGCTCATATTATCCGCGAGATCAATACGCGCACTTTCATTGGCAGATTCATATCTTGCCAAGAATGCAAATGTCGGCCGGGTTCGAAATGGCCACGGGAGTGGAAATTAGTACAACTCTGCCGGAAGATGACGCCGAGTATTTACGGGGCCAATTCTGA
- a CDS encoding Fic family protein — MLKKIEKPDISGVSNQKIAELFQNEKVQALIQKSFSPYVHWEKVKHWTTEGVANLELWAVIKVIRNKVIDRRNSVIKAEAGPLFSWTSYLPKFEQFLHEIDMKLGGNLFLPGNQINDDLQHRLLSRGVMEEAIASSQLEGAHTSRKAAKQILLEGRKPKNKDEQMIVNNYQAMRLIETELKDKKLNEELLLSLHRTLTKDTLAESDIARYRKDEDEIIVGDDGSKNETYHIPPKEVFVKQEIKRFIAYANGDLLDSGFTHPVIKAIIIHFWIGYLHPFVDGNGRMARALFYWYLLREKYWAFGYLPLSKVIKNSPAQYRDAYIYSEQDDNDLTYFIEYNISKINQAMHEFEEYAARKWKENTRMAKIARDKYQLNDRQIQLLRYYYKNKDVTTSVVTHMKVYETSRVTAIKDLRSLEKQKFLTVKKVGRTVYFYATEKVAGLFD, encoded by the coding sequence ATGCTCAAAAAAATAGAAAAACCGGATATTTCCGGTGTATCCAACCAAAAGATTGCGGAGCTTTTTCAGAATGAAAAAGTGCAGGCATTAATCCAAAAATCATTTTCTCCCTATGTTCATTGGGAGAAGGTTAAACATTGGACAACGGAGGGTGTTGCCAACTTGGAACTGTGGGCGGTAATAAAAGTAATACGAAACAAAGTTATCGACAGGCGAAATAGTGTGATAAAAGCGGAGGCGGGTCCTTTATTTTCTTGGACTTCTTATCTTCCAAAATTTGAACAATTTCTTCATGAAATCGATATGAAATTGGGCGGTAATTTGTTTCTTCCGGGAAATCAGATTAATGACGATTTGCAACACCGTCTCTTGAGTCGTGGTGTAATGGAGGAAGCAATTGCGTCATCGCAACTTGAAGGAGCGCATACCAGTCGTAAAGCCGCCAAGCAAATTTTGCTTGAGGGAAGAAAGCCAAAAAATAAAGACGAACAAATGATCGTAAATAATTATCAGGCAATGCGACTTATCGAAACTGAATTAAAGGATAAAAAGCTGAATGAGGAACTTTTATTATCTCTTCACAGAACGCTTACAAAGGATACGCTAGCTGAATCGGATATTGCTCGCTACCGCAAAGATGAGGATGAAATTATTGTCGGCGACGATGGTTCAAAGAATGAAACTTATCATATCCCTCCCAAAGAGGTTTTTGTTAAGCAGGAAATTAAAAGATTTATCGCGTACGCCAATGGTGATTTATTGGATAGTGGCTTTACGCATCCCGTGATAAAAGCGATCATCATTCATTTTTGGATTGGATATTTGCACCCTTTTGTTGACGGTAACGGCAGAATGGCGCGCGCGCTTTTCTACTGGTATTTATTGCGCGAAAAGTATTGGGCGTTTGGTTATCTTCCTCTTTCGAAAGTGATAAAAAATTCACCAGCGCAATATCGCGACGCCTATATTTATTCCGAACAAGACGATAACGATCTCACTTATTTTATTGAATACAATATCAGTAAAATAAACCAGGCGATGCACGAGTTTGAAGAATATGCGGCGCGAAAATGGAAAGAGAATACGCGGATGGCAAAAATTGCGCGGGATAAATATCAATTAAACGATCGGCAAATTCAGCTTTTGCGTTATTATTATAAGAATAAAGATGTTACAACTTCCGTGGTGACGCATATGAAAGTTTATGAAACATCCAGAGTTACCGCGATTAAAGATTTGCGCAGTCTTGAAAAACAAAAATTTTTGACCGTTAAGAAAGTCGGTAGGACCGTTTATTTTTATGCTACGGAAAAAGTAGCAGGATTGTTTGATTGA